One Natator depressus isolate rNatDep1 chromosome 3, rNatDep2.hap1, whole genome shotgun sequence DNA segment encodes these proteins:
- the LOC141983848 gene encoding uncharacterized protein LOC141983848, with translation MQSSSAEVTMMESQNRKRAPAWTEREVRDLIAVWGEESVLAELRSSFRNAKTFVKISQGMKDRGHNRDPKQCRVKLKELRQAYQKTREANGRSGSEPQTCRFYDELHAILGGSATTTPAVLFDSFNGDGGNTEAGFGDEEDDDDDEVVDSSQQASRETGFPDSQELFLTLDLEPVPPEPTQGCLLDPAGGEGTSAACVSMITGSSPSQRLVKIRKKKKRTRDEMFSELMLSSHTDRAQTNAWRQIMSDCRKAQNDQEERWRAEESKWRAEESTWRAEERAEARMWRQRDERRQDSMLRLLEDQTSMLQCMVELQQRQLEHRLPLQPLCNQPPSSPSSIASTPRRPRTRWGGHRPTSHSTTEDCPKKRRLSFNKF, from the exons atgcagagctcatcagcagaggtgaccatgatggagtctcagaatcgcaaaagagctccagcatggaccgaacgggaggtacgggatctgatcgctgtatggggagaggaatccgtgctagcagaactccgttccagttttcgaaatgccaaaacctttgtcaaaatctcccagggcatgaaggacagaggccataacagggacccgaagcagtgccgcgtgaaactgaaggagctgaggcaagcctaccagaaaaccagagaggcgaacggccgctccgggtcagagccccaaacatgccgcttctatgatgagctgcatgccattttagggggttcagccaccactaccccagccgtgttgtttgactccttcaatggagatggaggcaatacggaagcaggttttggggacgaagaagatgatgatgatgacgaggttgtagatagctcacagcaagcaagcagagaaaccggttttcccgacagccaggaactgtttctcaccctggacctggagccagtaccccctgaacccacccaaggctgcctcctggacccagcaggcggagaagggacctctg ctgcatgtgtttcaatgatcacaggatcttctccttcccagaggctagtgaagattagaaagaaaaaaaaacgcactcgagatgaaatgttctccgagctcatgctgtcctcccacactgacagagcacagacgaatgcgtggaggcaaataatgtcagactgcaggaaagcacaaaatgaccaggaggagaggtggcgggctgaagagagtaagtggcgggctgaagagagtacgtggcgggctgaagagagggctgaagctcgaatgtggcggcagcgtgatgagaggaggcaggattcaatgctgaggctgctggaggaccaaaccagtatgctccagtgtatggttgagctgcagcaaaggcagctggagcacagactgccactacagcccctgtgtaaccaaccgccctcctccccaagttccatagcctccacacccagacgcccaagaacgcggtgggggggccaccggccaaccagccactccaccacagaggattgcccaaaaaaaagaaggctgtcattcaataaattttaa